A window of Cyanobacterium sp. T60_A2020_053 genomic DNA:
GGTTAATATTTTTCTCTGTGCTACTACGTTTTCATCATCTAGGGGTTTATTCGAGGCTAACATACATATATTCTCTATTTGCTGAGGTCTATTTGATAATAGCAAATATAACAAATATTGTTAGATTTTTTTACTTTTTTTTCTAAGAGATTTCACCTAGTCTTTGTCGTAATCTTAAAATCTCTTTCTGTTGTCTTTGAATGGTGATTTGATTTTTTACTCTGGTGATTAATTCTGGTTTCCGAAAAGGCTTGGTTACATAGTCAGAAGCTCCCGTTTCAAAAGCTTCGAGTAAATGATGTTCTTCTTGACTCGCTGTGAGAAAAATCACGGGAATATTTTGCCATAGGGGATTTGCTTTAATGGTTTTACACACTTCCAAACCATTGAGGTCTGGCATCATCAAATCAAGTAGGATCAAGTCTGGGTGAAGCATAGTTAATCTTTCTAGGGCTTCTTTGCCACTCACCGCAAAGCTGGTTTGATAGCCTTCTGCATCTAAAATATAAGTTAACAGTTTAAGATTGGCTTTGAGATCATCAACCAATAAAATTGTTGCTTTATGATCATTGTCAATCAATGATAATTCCATTTCAGTTTGTGGTACGGTGATCATTTGGTCTTTTCCTCGTCAATGGTTTGGAACTGGAAAGTATAAGACTATAATATTTTTTTATTCTGGATAGTCAACTTTCTGAGCAAATTGTTCATATCTATCAAACAATTTTCCAATCATTGCGTAATATCAAAAGAATACATCATTATCTTAATACTGCTGAAGTATAGATTTTGATTTAATGAGATTATAATTTACTTTCCTGCTTATATTGTATCGAAGAAAACATTTTTTTTGTTCCGTGCAAATGCGCAAACTTCAATGGTGAATTACAATAGTGCGAAGAAACAACTAATTTTTTGCTTAATGTCCATCGCAACAATCTACGGAAATATACAGGGATTAAAACCAAATCAATTAAAGCAATTACAAAGATTGTATCAACAGAGGGTTACGGGAGATCGTCTGACGACAGTAGAGTTAGCAGAAAGAATTGCCTCTATTAGCACTGACATCAAACAGCCTCTCTCTGTTTATTTGAATCGCCGTGGACAGGTGATTCGGGTGGGGGTGGGGTCTCCCCGTCAAACTCAAATACCGCCCCTAGAATTGCCTCGTTATGGGGATAAGAGGTTATCAGGCATTCGTTGTTTAACAACTTCTTTGAAAAATCAAGCGCCCTCCGAAGCCAGTTTAACCGCCATGGTGAGGCAAAGGTTAGATGCGTTGTTGGTGTTAACTTTAACGGGGCAGGGGGTATTGAGAAAAGGGGGGGGCGCTTCGGGATTTATTGAGGATGCTTATGTGGCGCACCTCACCCCAGCGGAAAATTCCGTTGGTTATTGGGAAGTATCTCCTCCTCAAGAGTTAGAAATGGTTGCCCAACAGGATTTTTTGGAGTTGGTGGATAGTTTAGAGGAGGAATTTAGTCGAGAATATGTCGCCCAAGACGTGGCGGATTTAGAAGAAAGGGTGTTAATTGTGGGGTTAAAAACTGACCATATCACTCCTGAGCAGTTTTCTTCCGGTTTACGGGAGTTGGAAAGGTTGGTAGAAAGTGCAGGGGGTAAGGTTTTAACTACCGTAGAACAAAAACGCAGTCAACCTCACCCGCAAACGGTGGTGGGCGCTGGTAAGGTGGAAGAAATTGCTTTACAAGTACAGACCACGGGCGCTAATGTAGTAGTATTTGACAGAGATTTATCCCCTTCTCAGTCCCGTAATTTGGAGGTGCAATTTGGGGTAAAGGTGGTAGATCGCACAGAGGTTATTTTAGATATTTTTGCGCAAAGGGCGCGCACGGGCGCTGGTAAGTTACAAGTGGAGTTGGCACAATTAGAGTATATGTTACCGCGCTTAAAAGGTCGAGGACAAGCCATGTCCAGATTAGGGGGCGGTATTGGCACAAGAGGACCCGGAGAAACTAAACTAGAAACGGAAAGACGGGCAATCCAAAAGCGTATTACCAGATTACAAAAAGAAGTTAATCAGTTACAAAGTCACCGCGCCCGTCTCCGTCAGCAAAGACAGCATGAGGAAATCCCCACCGTTGCCATCGTCGGTTACACTAACGCTGGTAAGTCCACCCTAATTAATGCTTTAACTAATGCCCAAGTTTACACGGCGGATCAGTTATTTGCAACTTTAGACCCCACTACGCGCCGATTAACCATTACTGACACGGTGACGGGCGCTGGTAACACGATTTTATTAACAGATACAGTGGGTTTTATCCATGAGTTACCCCCATCTTTAGTTGATTCATTTCGAGCAACCCTTGAGGAAGTAACTGAAGCTGATGCCTTGCTTCACGTGGTAGATTTATCTCATTCTGACTGGGTTAGTCACATTGAGTCAGTGCATAAAATTATTGGCGATATGCCTTTAGCACCTTTCCACCATTTGATGGTGTTCAATAAAATAGATCAAGCTAATATTGAAAATTTAGAAATGGCAAAACAGGAATATCCTCAAGGGGTATTTATTTCAGCAACGGAAAGAATCGGTTTTGAAAATTTGCGCCGTCATTTACTCAATTTATCACAACCATCACTAATTCTCTGAACAAAAGCACTAAGCTTTCCTGTCATTTTCGCTCTTTTTGATGGCAAGGTACAGAAGGTGGGTTACAAAACTCAAAGATTTATTTAGCAAATGCTAATGGATTGTCA
This region includes:
- a CDS encoding response regulator yields the protein MELSLIDNDHKATILLVDDLKANLKLLTYILDAEGYQTSFAVSGKEALERLTMLHPDLILLDLMMPDLNGLEVCKTIKANPLWQNIPVIFLTASQEEHHLLEAFETGASDYVTKPFRKPELITRVKNQITIQRQQKEILRLRQRLGEIS
- the hflX gene encoding GTPase HflX, which encodes MSIATIYGNIQGLKPNQLKQLQRLYQQRVTGDRLTTVELAERIASISTDIKQPLSVYLNRRGQVIRVGVGSPRQTQIPPLELPRYGDKRLSGIRCLTTSLKNQAPSEASLTAMVRQRLDALLVLTLTGQGVLRKGGGASGFIEDAYVAHLTPAENSVGYWEVSPPQELEMVAQQDFLELVDSLEEEFSREYVAQDVADLEERVLIVGLKTDHITPEQFSSGLRELERLVESAGGKVLTTVEQKRSQPHPQTVVGAGKVEEIALQVQTTGANVVVFDRDLSPSQSRNLEVQFGVKVVDRTEVILDIFAQRARTGAGKLQVELAQLEYMLPRLKGRGQAMSRLGGGIGTRGPGETKLETERRAIQKRITRLQKEVNQLQSHRARLRQQRQHEEIPTVAIVGYTNAGKSTLINALTNAQVYTADQLFATLDPTTRRLTITDTVTGAGNTILLTDTVGFIHELPPSLVDSFRATLEEVTEADALLHVVDLSHSDWVSHIESVHKIIGDMPLAPFHHLMVFNKIDQANIENLEMAKQEYPQGVFISATERIGFENLRRHLLNLSQPSLIL